One Oncorhynchus kisutch isolate 150728-3 linkage group LG13, Okis_V2, whole genome shotgun sequence DNA window includes the following coding sequences:
- the LOC109900570 gene encoding gamma-enolase-like — protein MSIVIIVAREILDSRGNPTVEVDLHTDKGVFRAAVPSGASTGIYEALELRDGDKSRYKGKGVLKAVGHINDTIGPALIQSEVSVVEQEKLDKMMIEMDGTENKSQFGANAILGVSLAICKAGAAEKGVPLYRHIADLAGNTELVLPVPAFNVINGGSHAGNKLAMQEFMVLPVGAESFRDAVRVGAELYQTLREVIKEKYGQNATNVGDEGGFAPNILENTEALELIKTAIEKAGFTDKVVIGMDVAASEFYKEGKYDLDFKSPPNADRHISAQELCDMYQGFVNDYPVVSIEDPFDQDDWPAWSQMTASVGIQVVGDDLTVTNPKRIERALEERACNCLLLKVNQIGSVTEAIQACKLAQENGWGVMVSHRSGETEDTFIADLVVGLCTGQIKAGAPCRSERLAKYNQLMRIEEELGDQARFAGHNFRNPAAL, from the exons ATGTCGATAGTGATCATTGTTGCCAGGGAGATCCTGGACTCCAGGGGGAACCCCACAGTGGAAGTGGACCTGCACACTGACAAAG gTGTCTTCAGGGCAGCTGTGCCTAGCGGAGCGTCTACTGGCATCTATGAAGCCCTGGAGCTGAGAGACGGAGACAAGAGCCGCTACAAGGGCAAAG GTGTGCTCAAGGCTGTTGGTCACATCAATGACACCATCGGTCCTGCCCTCATCCAGTCG gaggtcagtgtggtagaacAGGAGAAATTGGACAAGATGATGATAGAGATGGACGGCACTGAGAACAAGT CTCAGTTTGGGGCCAATGCTATTCTGGGTGTGTCCTTGGCCATATGCAAAGCTGGTGCTGCAGAGAAAGGTGTCCCCCTGTACCGTCACATTGCTGACCTGGCAGGAAACACAGAGTTAGTGCTTCCAGTTCCT GCATTTAACGTCATCAACGGGGGCTCTCATGCGGGCAACAAGCTGGCCATGCAGGAGTTCATGGTACTTCCTGTAGGGGCGGAGTCTTTCAGGGACGCTGTGCGTGTGGGGGCGGAGCTGTACCAGACGCTGAGGGAAGTGATCAAGGAGAAGTATGGCCAGAACGCCACCAACGTGGGGGACGAGGGGGGGTTCGCCCCAAACATACTGGAGAACACTGaag CCCTGGAGCTCATCAAGACAGCCATTGAGAAGGCAGGTTTCACAGACAAGGTGGTGATCGGGATGGACGTGGCAGCCTCTGAGTTCTACAAAGAGGGCAAGTACGACCTGGACTTCAAGTCTCCGCCCAACGCAGACCGCCACATCAGCGCCCAAGAGCTCTGCGACATGTACCAGGGCTTCGTCAATGActacccag TGGTGTCCATTGAGGATCCGTTTGACCAGGATGACTGGCCGGCCTGGTCCCAGATGACAGCCTCCGTGGGTATCCAGGTGGTGGGGGACGACCTGACCGTCACCAACCCCAAGAGGATAGAGCGCGCCCTGGAGGAGAGGGCCTGCAACTGCCTGCTGCTCAAAGTCAACCAGATCGGCTCTGTCACCGAAGCCATTCAGGC gtgTAAGTTGGCTCAGGAAAATGGCTGGGGGGTGATGGTGAGCCACCGCTCAGGTGAGACAGAGGACACCTTCATTGCTGATCTGGTGGTGGGCCTCTGCACTGGACAAATCAAGGCTGGAGCTCCCTGTCGATCAGAGCGGCTGGCCAAATACAATCAGCTCATGAG GATTGAGGAGGAGTTAGGGGATCAGGCTCGCTTCGCAGGGCACAACTTCCGGAACCCCGCCGCCCTCTAA